A region of Astyanax mexicanus isolate ESR-SI-001 chromosome 23, AstMex3_surface, whole genome shotgun sequence DNA encodes the following proteins:
- the LOC111191952 gene encoding TOG array regulator of axonemal microtubules protein 1-like, whose product MAHLFTHLQCDMDSEVEVAARTLLHKAGETSLFIRQGVELALSTMVLSCSPGRVLQGLLDGGIRHRNPVCRAATALSLVRLLQVVGVSRVLTGRKTFASKFIPAVSTLAFDAAQDVRTHARAALCLLGCHKEAERAVEKYVQLRDQSEIKKLLCK is encoded by the exons ATGGCTCACCTTTTCACTCACCTGCAGTGTGATATGGACAGTGAGGTAGAGGTCGCTGCTCGCACCCTCCTTCACAAGGCTGGAGAGACCAGCCTTTTTATAAGGCAGGGTGTGGAGCTAGCCCTCAGCACCATGGTGCTCTCCTGTTCACCTGGCCGAGTCCTGCAAGGACTGCTGGATGGTGGAATACG CCACAGAAACCCGGTCTGTAGGGCCGCCACTGCACTGAGCCTGGTGAGGCTCCTGCAGGTGGTCGGGGTTTCACGTGTGCTGACTGGCAGGAAGACGTTCGCGAGCAAATTCATTCCTGCCGTCAGCACACTGGCATTTGATGCAGCCCAGGATGTCAG AACCCACGCCCGAGCCGCATTGTGCCTTTTGGGCTGCCACAAGGAGGCTGAGAGGGCTGTAGAAAAATATGTACAGTTGAGAGACCAATCAGAGATTAAGAAATTGCTTTgtaaataa